Sequence from the Magnetococcales bacterium genome:
ACCGCTCCTGACTGGACTTTCCGCTCCCGACAGTCCATATTTGACATAATCAGGACAACCCTCGGTCCATGCCGCCCAACGGAAGGGGAGCAACCGGCATCATGCCCATCGAAACCGTACAGAAACTGGTCACCGACGCCTTGCAGGTGGCCCTGCTGATCTCCGCGCCCATGCTGCTCACCGCTCTGGTGGTGGGTATCATCATCTCCCTCTTCCAGGCCGTGACCCAAATTCAGGAGATGACCCTCACCTTCATCCCCAAGATCCTCGCCACCTTCCTGGCCCTGATGATCACCCTGCCGTGGATGATCCGCACCCTGATGGACTACTTCGTCGGTCTCTTCGAATCCATTCCCACCCTGCTCGGCTGAAGCCCGTGGATCCCGCCGCCCTCATGGATTTCCTGGGCTTTTCCACCGGCGAGGTGGAACGAGCCGCCCTGGTTCTGGCCCGCATCAGCGGCCTGTTCCTCTCCGCGCCCTTCTTCTCCCGCACCGTCGGCCCCTTGACCATTCGCGCCGCTCTGGTCATGACCCTGACCCTGGTTCTCTTCCCCCTGGTGCCCCACTGGCCACACGAAGGCGAAGGCAACCCCTTTCTCCTGGCCTTCGCCGCCGTCTCCGAACTCCTCATCGGCGCCATCATGGGCATGCTGGCCCACTGGGTGCTGGTCGCCGTCCAGGTCGCCGGATCCATCATCGGCTTCGAAATGGGCCTCTCCATGGCCATGGTCATGGACCCCACCTCCGGACTCCAGGAAGGCGTGATCAGCAACATGCTCTACATGGCCGCTTTGATGATCTTCCTGGGCATCGACGGACACCATATCCTCATCGACGGCCTGGCCCGCTCCTTCCACAGCTTCCCGCCGGGCCACACCCTGCCCTCCGGTCAGGGACTGGTGCAATCCGCCGTTTCCGCACTGGGACAACTCTTCCAGTTCTCCCTGCTCCTCTCCGCACCCATCGTGGTCTCCTCCAAACTCCTCTACCTGGGCATGGGCCTGATCAACCGCGCCTCCCCCCAGATTCAGGTCTTTTTCGTCTCCATGCCCATCGCCCAACTCATGGGGTTCTTCATCCTCGGCCTCTCCATGATGGTCTTCGGCCAGGTGCTCACCGAGCAGATCGAGGCCTTCACCAACCTCGCCTTCAAAGTCGCGGGTCTGTAAAGGAACCCTCCCATGGCCGACGATTCCGACAAACACTCCAAAACCGAAGACCCCACCTCCAAGCGACTGGAGGACGCCCGCAAGAAAGGGCAGGTGCCCAACTCCCGCGAAGTCGGCACCGCCCTGCTCTTTCTGGCCGCCATCCTCCTCTTCGCCCTTCAGGGCAAAACCCTTTGGGAAGCCCTGCAAGGCAAGATGCACTTCCTGCTCAGCGGCCAGATTCAGGACGACCTCACCGAAACCGGTCTCGTGGTGCTGGCCCGGGAACTCGTCGTCTCCATGCTCTGGGATCTGGCACCCTTCTTCGGACTCTTTGTCGCCTTCGGCGTCCTCGGCTCCCTGTTCCAGCACGGCTGGATCATCAGCCTCGAATCGTTGCAGCCCAAA
This genomic interval carries:
- the fliQ gene encoding flagellar biosynthesis protein FliQ, whose amino-acid sequence is MPIETVQKLVTDALQVALLISAPMLLTALVVGIIISLFQAVTQIQEMTLTFIPKILATFLALMITLPWMIRTLMDYFVGLFESIPTLLG
- the fliR gene encoding flagellar biosynthetic protein FliR; its protein translation is MDPAALMDFLGFSTGEVERAALVLARISGLFLSAPFFSRTVGPLTIRAALVMTLTLVLFPLVPHWPHEGEGNPFLLAFAAVSELLIGAIMGMLAHWVLVAVQVAGSIIGFEMGLSMAMVMDPTSGLQEGVISNMLYMAALMIFLGIDGHHILIDGLARSFHSFPPGHTLPSGQGLVQSAVSALGQLFQFSLLLSAPIVVSSKLLYLGMGLINRASPQIQVFFVSMPIAQLMGFFILGLSMMVFGQVLTEQIEAFTNLAFKVAGL